The stretch of DNA CATGAAGAAAGTAGGCGTACCTACCGTTCCTGGTACAGATGGTTTGATAGAAGAACTAGAAAAAGCTGTATGTTTAGCTATTGATATTGGCTTCCCTGTTATTGTAAAGGCAACCGCTGGCGGTGGCGGCAAGGGAATGAGAGTAGCAGAGGATGAAGAGTCATTACGCAAAGCCATCCGTCAAGCCCAAAAAGAAGCTGAAACCTCATTTGGAAACGCCGGTGTGTATCTGGAGAAATACATTGAGGAACCGCGCCATGTGGAAATTCAAATTATTGGAGATATGCTCGGTAATGTCATTCATTTAGGTGAAAGAGACTGTTCCATTCAAAGACGCCATCAAAAACTGGTTGAAGAAGCACCGTCACCAGCCCTTGAGGAAGATACTCGTAAACAGATGGGTGCAGCAGCAATCGCCGCTGCCAAAGCGGTTAACTATCATGGAGCGGGGACGGTTGAGTTTTTATTAGATAAAAATGGTCATTTCTATTTCATGGAAATGAATACTCGAATTCAGGTAGAACACCCTGTTACAGAAATGATTACTGGCATTGACTTAATCAAGGAGCAAATTTCGGTGGCAGCAGGCTACCCTCTCACTTATAGACAGGATGATATTAAAATCAATGGCTGGGCAATTGAATGCCGGATCAATGCAGAAAACCCGGCAAAGAATTTTATGCCTTCTCCAGGGAGAGTTGAAATGTATCTTCCTCCAGGTGGGTATGGTGTACGTGTTGATAGCGCCCTCTATCCTGGATGCGAAATTTCTCCTTATTATGATTCAATGGCAGCAAAATTGATTGTTTGGGGAAAAAATCGTGAAGAGGCGATCGCGCGCATGAAGAGGGCACTTGATGAATTTATTATTAGTGGAATCAAAACTACTATTCCATTCCATCAAAAACTTTTCGAACATGAGAGTTTTGTGAAAGGCGAGTTTAACACAAAATTTATTGAAACGAATCCATTACTGATAGAAGTGTAGTTCATCTAGTTAATTAAGGAGAGATTGAGATGTATAAAATTCAGGAAATAAGAGAAATCATTAAACTAATGGATGGATCGACAGTAGACTGCTTAGAACTTGAAAAGGGAGATTCTCGAATTTTTGTTAGAAAAAGTTCAATGATAAATCCTTCTGTTATACAAGAAAATAAATCTATTAATCTGGCATCTCATGCTATTTTGGATGCACCTATTATTGTAACCGCTACCAAGTCGAATGGACTTTCAGAAGGGTCTAATCAAGCGGCAGCAACGAAGGAAAACACTGAGATAGAAGAAATACCATCAAAATATCTAGGGACTGAAACCCTATTAAAAATTGTTTCTCCTATGGTTGGGACGTATTACAAGGCACCTTCAGTTGATTCGTCTCCCTATGTAAAAATTGGGGATAAGGTTGAAAAGTCAACAGTGGTCTGTATCGTTGAAGCCATGAAATTGTTTAATGAAATTGAAGCAGAAATGGATGGAGAGATCGTAGAAGTACTC from Neobacillus sp. CF12 encodes:
- the accC gene encoding acetyl-CoA carboxylase biotin carboxylase subunit — translated: MFKKVLIANRGEIAVRVIRACKEMGILTVAVYSEADCDALHVQLADEAYCIGPKASAESYLNIANIMSVALCTDADAIHPGYGFLAENANFAEICSDYNISFIGPEAEAINKMGDKAVARDTMKKVGVPTVPGTDGLIEELEKAVCLAIDIGFPVIVKATAGGGGKGMRVAEDEESLRKAIRQAQKEAETSFGNAGVYLEKYIEEPRHVEIQIIGDMLGNVIHLGERDCSIQRRHQKLVEEAPSPALEEDTRKQMGAAAIAAAKAVNYHGAGTVEFLLDKNGHFYFMEMNTRIQVEHPVTEMITGIDLIKEQISVAAGYPLTYRQDDIKINGWAIECRINAENPAKNFMPSPGRVEMYLPPGGYGVRVDSALYPGCEISPYYDSMAAKLIVWGKNREEAIARMKRALDEFIISGIKTTIPFHQKLFEHESFVKGEFNTKFIETNPLLIEV
- the accB gene encoding acetyl-CoA carboxylase biotin carboxyl carrier protein translates to MYKIQEIREIIKLMDGSTVDCLELEKGDSRIFVRKSSMINPSVIQENKSINLASHAILDAPIIVTATKSNGLSEGSNQAAATKENTEIEEIPSKYLGTETLLKIVSPMVGTYYKAPSVDSSPYVKIGDKVEKSTVVCIVEAMKLFNEIEAEMDGEIVEVLVENGQLVEYGQPLFLVKQTS